The genomic stretch GGGCGCGTAACCCAGCGGGGCCGATTTTTCGATCGCCTGCACGATGGCGCTGCCGACCACGGCGGCGTCGGCGAACTGCGCGACCTCTTGCACATGCTCCGCGGTGGAGGGTGGGGGGTGGTCATGGTTCCTGAGAGGTTGCGCGAGGAGGCTGAAAAATTGCTCATAGAGGTCAAGAAAATCTTTCAAGAGG from Terriglobia bacterium encodes the following:
- a CDS encoding tryptophan synthase subunit alpha, giving the protein LLKDFLDLYEQFFSLLAQPLRNHDHPPPSTAEHVQEVAQFADAAVVGSAIVQAIEKSAPLGYAPQAVAELIRKLSGVSSQLSAGSTAAPR